Proteins encoded by one window of Serratia nevei:
- a CDS encoding helix-turn-helix domain-containing protein — MAINNKTALGEVIAKAMTMKGIPKQKHISHTSRVLEITIAAAQKKMSGASNWEVSQLVKVVDSIGMTTSDFFDIYNYSINEVHDAVWNDGKTHVKCKIYLSEVKTNDATEYSAVKINDEWVVFHTNDIKDDVLFESKRNIDIIQLYPQKQSLKKHRIAILDDDKNIVDSLKEIIANNEYLVDAFYDIESLEERLINTPYDAYILDWVVGEKTAFNTIKEIRKTENNNAMILVLTGQLPGIVDSEIASAINDYDITGPHEKPIKASVIKSLVDKHFPE, encoded by the coding sequence ATGGCAATCAACAATAAAACTGCCCTGGGGGAAGTCATTGCCAAAGCGATGACGATGAAAGGCATTCCAAAACAAAAGCATATTAGCCACACCAGCCGCGTTCTGGAGATCACCATAGCTGCAGCACAGAAAAAGATGAGCGGCGCATCAAATTGGGAGGTATCGCAACTGGTTAAAGTAGTTGACTCTATCGGTATGACAACGAGTGACTTCTTCGACATCTATAATTATTCAATAAATGAAGTGCATGATGCCGTCTGGAATGATGGCAAGACCCATGTTAAATGCAAAATATATTTATCCGAAGTAAAAACCAATGATGCAACTGAATACTCAGCCGTGAAAATCAACGATGAATGGGTTGTTTTTCACACTAACGATATAAAGGACGATGTATTGTTTGAGTCGAAGCGCAACATTGATATAATTCAACTCTACCCTCAAAAGCAGAGTCTAAAAAAACACCGAATCGCAATTCTTGATGATGACAAAAACATTGTAGACAGTCTCAAAGAAATAATTGCCAATAATGAATATCTTGTTGATGCATTTTATGACATTGAGTCATTAGAAGAACGTCTGATAAACACCCCTTATGATGCATACATCCTGGATTGGGTCGTTGGGGAAAAAACCGCTTTCAATACGATAAAAGAGATAAGGAAGACAGAGAATAATAACGCTATGATACTGGTTCTTACCGGGCAACTGCCTGGAATTGTAGATAGTGAGATCGCCAGCGCAATAAATGATTATGATATCACTGGCCCTCACGAAAAACCGATAAAAGCCAGTGTAATAAAGTCATTGGTGGATAAACATTTCCCTGAGTGA
- the mltC gene encoding membrane-bound lytic murein transglycosylase MltC, with protein MKKILALLVIAPLLISCSGKKSEEINEAWIKDTNGFDILMGQFAHNIENIWGLNEVLIAGPKDYVKYTDQYQTRSHINFDTGAITIETIATTDPAAHLRQAIISTLLMGDDPGSIDLYSDANDIQISKEPFLYGQVLDNKGAPIRWEWRAAHFADYLLQTKLQKRTSGLHVIYSVTIQLVPNHLDKRAHKYLPMVRKASEKYGVDESLILAIMQTESSFNPYAVSGSDALGLMQVVQHTAGKDVFQMRGKWGTPSRSYLFDPENNIDTGTAYLAILQNNYLGGIQNPTSRRYAVITAYNGGAGSVLRVFSSDRTRAVGIINGMQPGDVYQTLTTKHPAAESRRYLVKVNTAQKSYRRK; from the coding sequence ATGAAGAAAATTTTAGCTTTGCTCGTAATAGCGCCTTTGCTGATCTCCTGTTCCGGCAAAAAAAGTGAAGAAATCAACGAAGCCTGGATTAAAGATACCAACGGCTTCGACATTCTGATGGGCCAATTCGCCCACAACATCGAGAACATCTGGGGTCTGAACGAAGTTCTGATCGCCGGGCCGAAAGACTACGTCAAATATACCGACCAATACCAAACCCGCAGCCACATCAACTTCGACACCGGCGCCATTACCATCGAGACCATCGCCACCACCGATCCGGCCGCGCACCTGCGCCAGGCGATCATCAGCACGCTGCTGATGGGTGACGATCCGGGGTCCATCGATCTCTATTCCGACGCCAACGATATCCAGATCAGCAAAGAGCCGTTCCTGTACGGCCAGGTGCTGGATAACAAGGGCGCGCCGATCCGCTGGGAATGGCGCGCGGCGCACTTCGCCGATTACCTGCTGCAGACCAAGCTGCAAAAACGCACCTCCGGCCTGCACGTGATCTACTCGGTCACCATCCAGCTGGTGCCGAACCACCTGGACAAACGTGCGCACAAATACCTGCCGATGGTGCGCAAGGCGTCGGAAAAATACGGCGTGGACGAGTCGCTGATCCTGGCGATCATGCAGACCGAATCGAGCTTCAACCCGTATGCGGTGAGCGGTTCGGACGCGCTGGGCCTGATGCAGGTGGTGCAGCACACCGCCGGTAAGGATGTGTTCCAGATGCGCGGCAAATGGGGCACCCCAAGCCGCAGCTACCTGTTCGATCCGGAGAACAACATCGACACCGGCACCGCCTACCTGGCTATCCTGCAGAACAACTACCTGGGCGGCATTCAGAACCCGACCTCGCGCCGCTATGCGGTGATCACCGCCTACAACGGCGGCGCAGGCAGCGTGCTGCGGGTGTTCTCCAGCGACAGAACGCGCGCGGTAGGCATCATCAACGGCATGCAGCCGGGCGACGTGTACCAGACGCTGACCACCAAGCACCCGGCCGCCGAGTCGCGCCGCTATCTGGTGAAAGTGAATACCGCGCAGAAGAGCTACCGCAGAAAGTAA
- a CDS encoding tyrosine-type recombinase/integrase — MHIPRVMDWETLLEEYFFSKALRPETEKSYRRVVAVFRKFIGYDTLPDEVTNRELILWRRDMLGRGITTSTWNNKARHLRAIYNQGIKKKWLNIEENPLNETQVPPGSKRKKILNRDQLVRINLVLEQFEEREKRQVGKSRSCALFPVWYWRTVIDILRSTGMRQNQLLHIRLMDVDLEANSMLLCKEGSKTHREWLVPIVTFVRDRMRILVERAIEQGAEPADYLFDVARFLAPLGEVDSEPAIQPVRSFFTRLTKECGFKVSPHRFRHTLATEMMKSPDRNLAMVKGLLGHRSVSTTMEYVELDLKITGQALENELSLYMDVAPNGKEGRRHALT; from the coding sequence ATGCATATACCACGTGTAATGGATTGGGAAACTTTGCTCGAAGAGTATTTTTTCTCAAAGGCGTTACGTCCAGAAACTGAAAAAAGTTATCGTCGCGTAGTCGCCGTTTTCAGGAAATTTATTGGATATGACACGTTACCGGATGAAGTTACGAACCGAGAGCTGATTTTGTGGCGTAGAGATATGCTGGGAAGGGGGATTACCACGAGTACCTGGAATAATAAGGCTCGCCATTTGCGTGCGATTTACAATCAGGGAATAAAGAAAAAATGGTTAAATATAGAGGAGAACCCCTTAAACGAAACGCAAGTACCACCGGGTAGTAAGCGTAAAAAAATATTGAATCGTGATCAGTTGGTCAGGATTAATCTGGTGTTAGAGCAATTTGAAGAGCGCGAAAAACGTCAAGTGGGCAAAAGCCGCTCATGTGCTCTCTTTCCGGTTTGGTATTGGCGGACAGTTATCGATATTTTGCGTTCGACGGGGATGAGACAAAACCAGTTATTGCATATACGACTGATGGACGTAGATCTTGAGGCAAACTCGATGTTGCTGTGTAAAGAAGGGAGTAAAACGCATCGCGAGTGGTTAGTTCCTATCGTCACTTTTGTCCGGGACCGCATGCGAATACTTGTTGAGCGCGCAATAGAACAGGGGGCCGAACCAGCTGATTACCTGTTCGATGTGGCGCGATTCTTGGCGCCATTGGGTGAGGTTGACTCCGAGCCGGCAATACAACCTGTTCGCTCGTTTTTCACCAGACTAACAAAAGAGTGTGGTTTTAAGGTTAGCCCACATCGGTTCAGGCATACCCTGGCGACTGAGATGATGAAGTCACCTGATCGTAATTTGGCAATGGTTAAAGGTCTGCTGGGACACCGGAGTGTCAGTACAACGATGGAGTATGTTGAGCTGGATTTGAAGATTACAGGTCAAGCACTTGAGAATGAATTGTCACTGTATATGGATGTCGCGCCCAACGGTAAAGAAGGGCGCAGACACGCCTTGACATAA
- the mutY gene encoding A/G-specific adenine glycosylase, producing MMQAQQFAQVVLDWYQRYGRKTLPWQLEKTAYQVWLSEVMLQQTQVATVIPYFQRFMARFPNVRALAEAPLDEVLHLWTGLGYYARARNLHKAAQTIVAQHGGEFPTTFAEIADLPGVGRSTAGAVLSLALGQHYPILDGNVKRVLARCYAVEGWPGKKEVENRLWKISEEVTPAQGVGQFNQAMMDLGAMVCTRSKPKCELCPLNVGCLSYANHSWANYPGKKPKQTLPEKTAYFLLLQHGDRVWLEQRPAVGLWGGLFCFPQFSARVDLELWLQQRGLKGKRLEQLTAFRHTFSHFHLDIVPMWLSLDAAGSGMDEGAGLWYNLAQPPSVGLAAPVDRLLQQLAKQPPIQQNLYGDSAIDEELA from the coding sequence ATGATGCAAGCACAACAATTCGCACAGGTGGTGCTTGACTGGTATCAGCGCTACGGTCGCAAGACCCTGCCGTGGCAGCTGGAAAAAACCGCCTATCAAGTATGGCTCTCCGAGGTGATGTTGCAACAGACCCAGGTTGCCACCGTCATTCCTTATTTTCAGCGCTTTATGGCCCGTTTTCCCAACGTGCGCGCGCTGGCGGAAGCCCCGCTCGACGAAGTGCTGCATCTGTGGACCGGCCTTGGCTATTACGCCCGCGCCCGCAACCTGCACAAGGCGGCGCAGACCATTGTCGCACAGCACGGCGGCGAGTTCCCGACAACCTTTGCAGAAATCGCCGATTTACCGGGCGTCGGCCGCTCTACCGCCGGCGCGGTGCTGTCGTTGGCGCTGGGCCAACACTATCCGATCCTCGACGGCAACGTGAAGCGCGTGCTGGCCCGCTGCTACGCGGTGGAGGGCTGGCCGGGCAAGAAAGAAGTCGAAAACCGGCTGTGGAAAATCAGCGAAGAGGTCACCCCGGCGCAGGGCGTCGGCCAGTTCAACCAGGCAATGATGGATCTGGGCGCCATGGTCTGCACCCGCTCCAAGCCCAAGTGCGAACTCTGCCCGCTCAACGTCGGCTGCCTGTCTTACGCCAACCACAGCTGGGCCAACTACCCCGGCAAGAAACCCAAGCAGACCCTGCCGGAAAAAACCGCCTACTTCTTATTGCTGCAGCACGGCGACCGGGTGTGGCTGGAGCAGCGCCCGGCGGTGGGCCTGTGGGGCGGCCTGTTCTGCTTCCCGCAGTTCAGCGCGCGCGTGGATTTGGAACTCTGGCTGCAGCAGCGCGGTCTGAAAGGCAAGCGCCTGGAGCAGCTGACCGCGTTTCGCCACACGTTCAGCCATTTCCACCTCGATATCGTGCCGATGTGGCTGTCGCTCGACGCGGCGGGCAGCGGCATGGATGAGGGCGCAGGTCTCTGGTATAACTTAGCGCAGCCGCCGTCGGTCGGGCTGGCAGCGCCGGTGGATCGCCTGTTGCAACAGCTAGCGAAGCAGCCCCCGATCCAACAAAACTTATATGGCGATAGCGCCATCGATGAGGAATTAGCATGA
- a CDS encoding glycosyltransferase family 9 protein translates to MDDYLLTYTGSLLLDGRYIVSPYGVSKESPCGDLSPLNNPTIFNNSINEVSVDYSKVKSLTVINGLGVTLGDSVVGISALHAIKKINPRIAIRVIRPENCPDYVNEIYTLAKHIIDDISYMPFDITSFSGADLVIDIGNQLYWKGFDTLEMHDFFLRNLGVEHSQVSTSLKSNAWLRYSPIEDLNLGEYVLFCPYASTKIRSIPTRYHRNIISYLSGRFRVKVLGFSEISHENYTNITGLSKNTVSFASIIKNAKHLYTCDSAALHIGAGFNTPTTCIFTTVKPELRSLYYKNCKSIYIGNNETEGVHNSENVRLLDLINKEFEVYYA, encoded by the coding sequence ATGGATGATTATTTGTTGACGTATACAGGCAGTCTATTGCTGGACGGAAGATACATCGTATCGCCCTATGGAGTGAGTAAAGAAAGCCCCTGTGGTGATCTTTCCCCACTGAACAACCCTACGATTTTCAATAACTCAATCAATGAAGTTTCCGTAGACTATTCAAAGGTCAAAAGCCTGACTGTCATCAATGGGTTAGGCGTAACGCTAGGTGACTCAGTTGTTGGAATATCTGCCCTACATGCAATAAAGAAAATCAATCCAAGAATTGCAATCAGAGTCATTCGCCCCGAAAATTGTCCTGACTATGTAAATGAAATTTATACGCTCGCGAAGCATATTATAGATGACATTTCCTATATGCCGTTTGACATTACCAGTTTTTCAGGCGCAGACCTCGTTATAGATATAGGAAATCAGTTGTACTGGAAAGGTTTTGATACATTGGAGATGCACGATTTCTTTTTAAGGAATCTGGGTGTCGAGCACAGCCAGGTTTCAACCTCATTAAAAAGTAATGCCTGGCTCAGGTACTCGCCCATTGAAGATCTGAACCTGGGTGAGTATGTACTCTTCTGTCCATATGCAAGCACAAAGATAAGAAGCATCCCCACGCGATACCACAGGAACATCATCTCTTATCTGAGTGGAAGGTTCAGAGTTAAAGTCCTTGGTTTCAGTGAAATCAGCCATGAAAACTATACGAATATCACAGGATTGTCAAAAAACACCGTTTCCTTTGCCTCCATCATTAAAAATGCGAAGCATCTTTACACATGTGACTCAGCAGCCTTACACATTGGCGCAGGATTTAACACGCCCACCACGTGTATATTCACCACAGTGAAACCTGAGCTTCGTAGCTTATACTATAAAAACTGCAAATCCATTTACATAGGAAATAATGAAACAGAGGGCGTTCATAACAGTGAAAATGTACGCTTACTTGACTTAATCAATAAGGAGTTTGAGGTTTATTATGCGTAA
- a CDS encoding oxidative damage protection protein yields the protein MSRTIFCTFLQRDAEGQDFQLYPGDVGKRIYNEISKEAWSEWMKKQTMLINEKKLNMMNVDDRKLLEEEMIKFLFEGHDVHIEGYTPPSE from the coding sequence ATGAGCCGCACCATTTTTTGTACTTTCCTGCAGCGCGACGCCGAAGGCCAGGACTTCCAGCTTTATCCCGGCGACGTCGGCAAGCGCATCTACAACGAGATCTCCAAGGAAGCCTGGAGCGAGTGGATGAAGAAGCAGACCATGCTGATCAACGAGAAGAAGCTGAACATGATGAACGTGGACGACCGCAAGCTGCTGGAAGAGGAAATGATCAAGTTCCTGTTCGAAGGGCACGACGTGCACATCGAAGGCTATACGCCGCCGAGCGAATAA
- a CDS encoding UvrD-helicase domain-containing protein: MSYCDTPEQAAIIGWSGHRLVVRAFAGTGKTSTLVRFAQANPDCRMLYLAYNRAVRDEAEQKFPFNVECKTSHQLAWPNFGRHYQRRLTANLRITDVARQLNTRYWPLARTSITTFNAFLCSGDGELGLQHLPDEDSRSGLSPDKILAAAQLLWRESARQDGTFPVTHDVYLKLYQLSQPDLSKRWQTLLFDEGQDANPVTQSLILAQGCNVVLVGDRHQQIYRFRGAENALDAPELADADQLYLTHSFRFGPAVAQVANMLLARQGETMSVVGEGGNDRVVGCIPDDVKGQPVAILSRTVAGVIGAALDASLAGKKVYWVGGISGYKTEELEDLYWFSADMPERMQSPRLAREYRNFEEFESVARATRDVEMNQGLRLLEQYFPLPQKLQVMREHAVTDECQAQITVSTAHRSKGLEWSVVVLNHDFADITDPLMADCERTDETNLLYVAVTRARQTLVLNELLQMLMDSEGNDIAGGLAC; the protein is encoded by the coding sequence ATGTCTTATTGTGATACACCTGAACAGGCCGCCATCATTGGTTGGTCCGGCCATCGCCTGGTGGTCAGGGCGTTTGCCGGCACTGGTAAAACGTCTACATTGGTCCGTTTTGCCCAGGCAAACCCGGATTGCAGAATGCTTTATCTTGCCTATAACCGTGCAGTCAGGGATGAGGCTGAGCAAAAATTCCCGTTTAACGTTGAATGTAAAACGTCGCATCAGCTGGCCTGGCCTAACTTCGGGCGCCATTATCAGCGGCGGTTGACAGCTAATTTGCGGATCACTGACGTTGCTCGCCAACTCAATACCCGCTATTGGCCGCTGGCTCGCACATCTATCACGACCTTTAACGCTTTCCTCTGCAGTGGGGATGGCGAATTGGGTTTGCAACACTTGCCTGATGAAGACTCACGCAGTGGTTTGTCGCCCGATAAAATCCTGGCAGCGGCGCAATTGCTCTGGCGCGAGTCTGCACGCCAGGATGGTACTTTCCCTGTCACCCATGACGTTTACCTCAAGCTGTATCAGCTCTCTCAGCCCGACCTTTCCAAACGCTGGCAGACGCTCCTGTTTGACGAGGGGCAAGACGCGAATCCGGTGACGCAGTCACTGATACTGGCGCAGGGCTGTAATGTGGTGTTGGTTGGCGACCGGCATCAACAAATCTACCGATTCCGTGGCGCGGAAAATGCCCTCGATGCTCCTGAGTTGGCCGATGCGGACCAACTTTACCTGACTCACAGTTTCCGTTTTGGTCCTGCCGTGGCCCAGGTGGCCAATATGCTGCTTGCGCGGCAAGGCGAAACGATGTCTGTGGTCGGGGAGGGGGGAAACGACAGGGTTGTTGGGTGCATACCTGATGACGTGAAGGGTCAGCCTGTTGCCATATTGAGCCGAACGGTGGCTGGGGTCATCGGCGCTGCGCTGGATGCCAGCCTGGCAGGGAAGAAGGTCTACTGGGTTGGGGGTATCAGCGGCTACAAAACGGAAGAACTGGAAGATCTGTACTGGTTTTCGGCGGACATGCCTGAGCGAATGCAATCTCCGCGGCTGGCGCGAGAATACCGCAACTTTGAGGAATTTGAGTCGGTTGCCAGAGCAACCCGGGATGTTGAAATGAACCAAGGCCTCCGGTTACTCGAACAGTACTTCCCGCTGCCACAAAAGCTGCAGGTGATGCGTGAGCATGCAGTGACTGATGAATGCCAGGCTCAGATAACCGTTTCGACGGCGCATCGAAGCAAAGGGCTGGAGTGGTCTGTGGTGGTGTTGAATCATGATTTTGCCGATATCACAGATCCCCTGATGGCCGACTGCGAACGTACCGATGAAACCAACCTGCTGTATGTCGCTGTGACCCGGGCCCGGCAAACGCTGGTACTGAATGAATTGCTCCAGATGTTGATGGACAGCGAGGGTAATGATATCGCCGGAGGCCTGGCATGCTGA
- a CDS encoding TraI domain-containing protein yields MLKAIKELLVGTRVMPANPTASISASQCPVGYFMPASAEQLLSTASRQQCLQQLWENSALPKDLYEHFYLQPLKQLVTLMQVLPAASQGEYAREGGLVDVTLQTTTYAVRLAKGHMLPPGAAPEEQSAQNVQWNVVVFYAALWHYLPLLSQLQGEFQSGRAWLPGLTVPGEPYRFRFRATPSASTLASSQSAMIAARLLPEELIEWLSTLPAAIHSLMTISSRQPSTLPAIDDIILEAAKLARGDGLSVSLLPISNSDTLAIALPSVAPATEHITSSVPETDLQSAVSSIRPTLAQKQVSAETLDQPNENAPLVTEVLLSSALDAPVNDKPLAEIVLAPETVAGVEEDMQALLSLMAVEMSAPGNRSEQELGDAPHEDEGPLLADNPALTAEVTQAVEAAELNQESDAIDDIAPEAAFSTPEFCVPQTTDLASSQSQKLSIEGDEGITRGEVFWRWLVDGLNSNQILINTVEARVHLVSGFVFITVPGIFYLYLKQFGLDGSKREALQEDFERLDIHRRIKGKRFYFAHLYETSEHTGAFKRTKGYLVKASLLYRGGNLPDDSPVLVIP; encoded by the coding sequence ATGCTGAAGGCTATCAAAGAACTGCTGGTTGGAACCCGGGTTATGCCGGCAAATCCAACGGCAAGCATTTCAGCCTCTCAATGTCCTGTAGGTTATTTTATGCCGGCATCCGCAGAGCAGCTTTTGAGCACGGCCTCTCGTCAGCAGTGTTTGCAGCAGCTGTGGGAGAACAGCGCACTGCCCAAAGATCTCTATGAACATTTCTATCTGCAACCCTTGAAGCAGCTTGTTACGCTGATGCAGGTACTTCCGGCCGCGTCCCAGGGGGAGTATGCCAGGGAAGGAGGACTGGTCGATGTTACCCTGCAGACGACGACGTATGCGGTTCGACTGGCCAAGGGGCACATGTTGCCCCCAGGGGCTGCGCCTGAAGAACAATCCGCCCAGAATGTGCAGTGGAATGTCGTGGTGTTTTATGCAGCGCTATGGCACTACCTGCCGCTGTTGAGCCAGCTGCAGGGTGAGTTCCAAAGTGGCCGTGCCTGGTTACCTGGTTTGACGGTGCCGGGTGAACCTTACCGTTTTCGCTTCAGAGCCACTCCGTCAGCCTCTACCCTGGCCAGCAGTCAGAGCGCAATGATTGCGGCACGACTGCTGCCTGAAGAGCTTATTGAATGGCTGTCAACATTACCGGCTGCGATACATTCGTTGATGACGATATCGTCCAGGCAACCGAGCACATTACCTGCAATTGACGACATTATTCTGGAGGCAGCCAAATTGGCTCGTGGCGATGGTTTGTCCGTATCGCTTTTGCCGATATCCAACTCCGACACATTGGCAATAGCCTTACCGTCAGTGGCGCCGGCGACAGAACATATCACTTCTTCAGTACCCGAGACTGATTTGCAAAGCGCAGTCAGCAGTATCCGTCCCACTCTCGCTCAGAAGCAAGTGTCGGCAGAGACATTAGATCAGCCCAACGAAAATGCACCGTTAGTCACGGAAGTGTTACTTAGCTCGGCCCTGGATGCGCCGGTCAACGATAAGCCCTTGGCTGAGATTGTTCTGGCACCAGAAACGGTGGCTGGTGTAGAAGAAGATATGCAGGCTCTGTTGTCTTTAATGGCGGTTGAGATGTCTGCTCCGGGGAACCGGTCTGAACAGGAACTCGGGGACGCCCCTCACGAAGATGAAGGCCCACTTCTTGCCGATAATCCTGCGCTTACTGCTGAAGTGACTCAGGCAGTTGAAGCTGCAGAACTAAACCAGGAGTCAGACGCCATTGATGATATCGCTCCGGAAGCGGCATTTTCAACTCCCGAATTTTGTGTCCCTCAAACTACAGATCTCGCTTCTTCGCAATCACAGAAACTAAGTATTGAAGGCGATGAGGGGATAACTCGCGGAGAAGTCTTTTGGCGTTGGTTAGTCGATGGGCTCAATTCTAATCAGATCCTCATCAACACTGTAGAGGCGAGGGTTCATCTTGTTTCTGGTTTTGTTTTTATCACTGTGCCTGGAATTTTTTATTTGTATTTGAAGCAGTTTGGTTTGGATGGTTCTAAACGAGAGGCTCTCCAGGAGGATTTTGAACGTCTGGATATACATCGACGAATAAAGGGTAAGCGATTTTATTTTGCTCACCTGTATGAAACATCAGAACATACAGGAGCATTTAAACGAACCAAAGGTTACCTCGTTAAAGCAAGTTTGCTCTATCGAGGGGGGAACCTACCTGACGACAGTCCGGTGCTGGTGATCCCTTAA
- the speF gene encoding ornithine decarboxylase SpeF codes for MKELKIATSASLVATIETLRQIVRVEQTDYTDVAAVVVSVADVNAGILARLQATGFDIPTFVAVEGDEHLSPDYLPFVSGVFALLAGASKPFYMAQLEAAADAYEQALLPPFFKTLKTYVEMENSTFACPGHQGGEFFRKHPAGRQFFDFYGETLFRSDMCNADVKLGDLLIHEGSAKDAQKHAARVFNADKTYFVLNGTSAANKVVTNALLTRGDLVLFDRNNHKSNHHGALIQAGATPVYLETARNPFGFIGGIDAHCFDERYLREQIREVAPEKAAAARPFRLAIIQLGTYDGTIYNARQVIDTIGHLCDYILFDSAWVGYEGFIPMLKECSPLLLELDEHDPGIFVTQSVHKQQAGFSQTSQIHKKDDHIKGQKRHCNHKHLNNAFMLHASTSPFYPLFAALDVNAKMHAGPAGRRMWMDCVKLGIETRKQLLKRCSQLKPFIPQQVAGKDWQDHDTDLIANDARFFTFVPGETWHGFEGYAQDQYLVDPCKLLLTTPGIDAATGQYTEFGVPATILANFLRENGIVPEKCDLNSILFLLTPAENPAKMEHLVEMLAQFERYVAEDAPLSVVLPTVYRKNEQRYRGYSIRRLCQEMHDLYVSFDVKQLQKEMFRQDHFPPVVMNPQDANVEFIRDNVELVPIGQAEGRIAAEGALPYPPGVLCVVPGEVWGGAVQRYFLALEEGINRLPGFSPELQGVYIEKKDHGWKRIFGYMIKP; via the coding sequence ATGAAAGAATTGAAAATCGCGACCAGCGCCAGCCTGGTCGCCACCATTGAGACGCTGCGCCAAATCGTGCGCGTAGAACAGACGGACTACACCGACGTGGCGGCGGTGGTGGTGTCGGTCGCCGACGTTAACGCCGGCATTCTGGCGCGCTTGCAGGCGACGGGGTTCGACATTCCGACCTTCGTGGCGGTGGAAGGGGACGAGCATCTCTCGCCGGACTATCTGCCGTTCGTCAGTGGGGTTTTCGCGCTGCTGGCCGGCGCCAGCAAGCCGTTCTATATGGCGCAGCTGGAGGCCGCCGCCGACGCCTACGAGCAGGCGCTGCTGCCGCCGTTTTTCAAAACGCTGAAGACCTACGTCGAGATGGAAAATTCGACCTTCGCTTGTCCGGGGCATCAGGGCGGCGAGTTCTTCCGCAAGCACCCAGCCGGCCGGCAGTTCTTCGATTTCTACGGTGAGACCCTGTTCCGTTCCGATATGTGCAACGCCGACGTCAAGCTGGGCGATCTGCTGATCCACGAAGGATCGGCCAAGGATGCGCAAAAGCACGCGGCGCGGGTGTTCAACGCCGATAAAACCTACTTCGTGCTCAACGGCACCTCGGCGGCCAACAAGGTGGTGACCAACGCGCTGCTGACCCGTGGCGATCTGGTGTTGTTCGATCGCAACAACCATAAATCCAACCACCACGGGGCGCTGATCCAGGCCGGGGCTACGCCGGTCTATCTGGAAACCGCCCGTAACCCGTTCGGCTTTATCGGCGGCATCGATGCGCACTGCTTCGACGAACGCTACCTGCGTGAGCAGATCCGCGAAGTGGCGCCTGAGAAGGCCGCGGCGGCGCGGCCGTTCCGGCTGGCGATTATTCAGCTCGGCACCTACGACGGCACGATTTACAACGCTCGCCAGGTGATCGACACCATCGGCCACCTGTGCGACTACATCCTGTTCGACTCCGCCTGGGTGGGCTACGAAGGCTTTATTCCGATGCTGAAAGAGTGTTCGCCGCTGCTGCTGGAGCTGGACGAGCACGATCCGGGCATTTTCGTCACCCAGTCGGTGCATAAACAGCAGGCGGGGTTCTCGCAGACCTCGCAGATCCACAAGAAAGACGACCACATCAAAGGGCAAAAGCGCCACTGCAACCACAAGCACCTGAACAACGCGTTCATGCTGCATGCGTCGACCAGCCCGTTCTATCCGCTGTTCGCCGCGCTGGACGTCAACGCCAAGATGCACGCCGGCCCCGCCGGGCGCCGCATGTGGATGGACTGCGTCAAGCTGGGCATCGAGACCCGTAAACAGCTGCTCAAGCGCTGCTCGCAGCTGAAGCCGTTTATTCCGCAGCAGGTGGCGGGCAAAGACTGGCAGGATCACGATACTGACCTTATCGCCAACGACGCGCGCTTCTTCACCTTCGTGCCGGGGGAAACGTGGCACGGCTTCGAAGGCTATGCCCAGGATCAGTATTTGGTGGATCCGTGCAAGCTGCTGCTGACCACGCCGGGCATCGACGCCGCGACCGGCCAATACACCGAGTTCGGCGTGCCGGCCACCATTCTGGCCAACTTCCTGCGCGAGAACGGCATCGTGCCGGAGAAGTGCGATCTCAACTCGATCCTGTTCCTGCTGACCCCGGCGGAAAACCCGGCCAAGATGGAGCACCTGGTGGAGATGCTGGCGCAGTTCGAGCGCTATGTTGCAGAGGACGCGCCGCTGAGCGTGGTGCTGCCGACGGTGTACCGCAAGAACGAGCAGCGCTACCGCGGCTACAGCATTCGCCGGCTGTGCCAGGAGATGCACGATCTGTACGTCAGCTTCGACGTCAAACAGCTGCAAAAGGAGATGTTCCGGCAGGATCATTTCCCGCCGGTGGTGATGAACCCGCAGGACGCCAACGTGGAGTTTATCCGCGATAACGTCGAGCTGGTGCCCATCGGCCAGGCGGAAGGGCGCATCGCGGCGGAAGGGGCCTTGCCGTACCCGCCGGGCGTGCTGTGCGTGGTGCCGGGCGAAGTGTGGGGCGGCGCGGTGCAGCGCTACTTCCTGGCGCTGGAAGAGGGCATCAACCGCCTGCCGGGCTTCTCGCCGGAGCTGCAGGGGGTCTATATCGAGAAAAAAGATCACGGCTGGAAGCGCATCTTCGGCTATATGATCAAGCCATAG